The Archangium primigenium genomic interval GCACGTGGCGCTCACGGTGGTGCCGCCGGTGGCCTTCTGGGCGATGGCCACGGGCAGGTCGCGCGAGGCGAGCTTGAGCAGCCGCTCCTTGCCCTCGGCGAGCCGACGCATCTGGGCCTCCTCCAGTCCCACCCACACCTCGCCGTCCACCACGGCGATGGGCGCGGGCACGGCGCCAGCGCGGCGCACGGCCTCCTCGCAGGCCCGCGCCGCCGTGAGGTTGTGGGGGTAGGGCAGGCCCTGCGCCACCACGCTCGTCTCCTGTGCCACCAGCGGCGTGCCCTGCTCCCGGGCGCGCCGGACCTCTTCGGAGAAACGCAAGTTCATGGGGCGCATATACGCCAGGACGGCGCGGAGTGCTCGCGCGGGGTGATTGCCAACGTCTGGCACGAGGCGCTATGCCGCCGTCCGCCTTGGACCCCGTCCGCTCCCCCGCCCCTACCCCGCGCGCCTTCTCCTCGCAGGACCTGGCCCTGATGCTGGCCGTCCTCATCTGGGGAACCAACTTCACGGTGGTCAAGGAGTCGCTGGCCTCGCTGCCGGCCGAGGCCTTCATGGCCCTGCGCTTCGCCCTGGCGGCGGTGGCCATGGCCGGGGTGCTCGTCGCGCTCGAGGGCTGGAAGCCCCTGTCGCGCGCCGTCTGGTTCAAGGTCGTGGGGCTCAGCCTCGTGGGCCACACGCTCTACCAGTACTGCTTCGTCGTGGGCCTGGCCCACACCACCGCGGCCAACAGCGCGCTGCTCACCTCGGGCACGCCCGTGCTCACGGCCCTGTTCGGCGCCGCGCTGGGGGTGGACCGGCTGCGGCGGCCCGTCGTGCTGGGGCTCGTGCTCGCGGTGCCCGGCGTGGTGCTCATCGTGCTCGCCCGGGGGCCGGGCCTGGACGCCTCCACGCGCCTGGGCGACGCGCTCATCCTCGCCTGCTCGGTGTGCTGGGCGCTCTACACCGTGGGCCTGCGCTGGCTCGGGCAGGAGATGTCCGCGCTGCGCATCACCGCGCTCTCCATGCTCGTGGGCGCGCCCGGCGTGGTGCTGCTCGGCCTGCCCTCGATACGGGCCATGTCCTTGGCCCAGCCGAGTCCGGGCGCCTGGGCGGGCCTGGTGTACTCGGCGCTGGGGCCCCTGGTGCTCGCCTACTTCATCTGGAGCCGGAGCGTGCAGGTGGTGGGCAGCAGCCGCACGGCGCTCTACAGCAGCGGCACGCCCGTGGTGGCGGCACTCACCGCGTGGCTCGTGCGCGGCGAGCGTCCGGGGGCCTGGCAGGTGGTGGGCGCGGGGCTCGTGCTCGCCGGGGTGCTCGTGAGCCGCAAGCGCTAGCCGCGCCGGCGCTCCACGGTGAGGCCGTAGTCCTCGATCTTCTTGTCGAGCGTGGGGCGGCTGATGCCCAGGAGCCGGGCGGCGACGATCTTCCGTCCGCGCGCGGTGCGCAGCGCCTCGGCGATGGTGTCGCGCTCCAGGCGGGCCACGCGCTCCTGGAGGGAGAGCGACTCGGCCGCGCTCCCCGCGCCATGGAACTCGGGGGGCAGCAGCGACGGGGCGAGCGAGACGCCCGGGTGCAGCCGACCGAGCCGCTCCGCCAGCAGCTCCAGCTCCCGCGCGTTGTGGGGCCAGGGGTACTCCAGCAGCAGCGCGCGGGCCTCGGGGGACAGCACGGGCGGCGGGCCCCGGGCGGCGTGCGCGCCCCGGAGCGCGAAACGCTCGAAGAGCGGGGGGATGTCGGCGCGGCGTGCGCGCAGCGGGGGCAACTCCAGCTCCAGGCCGGCCAGGCGCGAGGCCAGCGCGTCCTCCAGCTCCCCGCGCGAGCCGAGCACCCGGGGGGACTCGCTCGCGGTGGCCAGCAGCCGCACGTCCACGGGCTCCTCGCCCCCTTCCCGCCCCGGGGCCCGCTTGCGCGACAGCAGCCGGGCGAGCCGCTCCGCCAGGGCCCGGGGCAGCCGCTCCACATGCACCAGGAGCAGCGAGCCGCCGTCGGCGCGCAGCAGGGCGGAGGGGAGCGGGGGCTCGCCGGGGCGGCTCGTGCGGCCGAAGAGCGCGTCCTCGAGCAGCGCCTCGTCCCGGCAGTCCACGCGCACGAAGGGCCCGAGCGCCCGGGACGAGCGGGT includes:
- a CDS encoding DMT family transporter, whose translation is MLAVLIWGTNFTVVKESLASLPAEAFMALRFALAAVAMAGVLVALEGWKPLSRAVWFKVVGLSLVGHTLYQYCFVVGLAHTTAANSALLTSGTPVLTALFGAALGVDRLRRPVVLGLVLAVPGVVLIVLARGPGLDASTRLGDALILACSVCWALYTVGLRWLGQEMSALRITALSMLVGAPGVVLLGLPSIRAMSLAQPSPGAWAGLVYSALGPLVLAYFIWSRSVQVVGSSRTALYSSGTPVVAALTAWLVRGERPGAWQVVGAGLVLAGVLVSRKR